One window of the Octopus sinensis linkage group LG9, ASM634580v1, whole genome shotgun sequence genome contains the following:
- the LOC115215651 gene encoding uncharacterized protein LOC115215651 isoform X3, which translates to MFRLKMPDFRVIAVVSFLFLLCTWHQFIVDKQCTVTTSNQLKQNSMDHFEELPSDEVNENLSINKQELVHLNNYRTKYIIYYCVGEKTCGGWGDRQLGIVSVYLMALAMGRRFGIMISKPCEISAFLRPNKVNWEVDANELHSLESRYLYLIGNKEYIPLLQWADLETLYPEDVVYVTTNYDYSNALKVNVRYKEQLLWALQMSSESVFAKVMNLLFRFNNVLQIHLQNFFTVNIPRPYIQLVCAQIRIGRNPSMPGDEPRNTMSDLQSVWNFLSRYNNTSKYKIFVTTDSEEVRAIASEKFASQFVYNSGEIIHVDKPYYGKKNVCDNVMKVIMDQYILTKCDTLLVSRSYFGENAAIMRKNKKNTFIFKTGEIFAWH; encoded by the coding sequence atgccAGACTTCCGTGTCATTGCTGTGGTCAGCTTCCTCTTTCTGCTGTGTACATGGCACCAATTCATTGTTGATAAGCAATGTACAGTGACAACATCAAATCAGCTCAAACAAAATTCCATGGACCATTTTGAGGAACTTCCTAGTGATGAAGTTAATGAAAATTTAAGCATAAATAAACAGGAATTGGTACATTTAAATAATTACCGaacaaaatacattatttattattgtgtTGGCGAGAAAACCTGTGGGGGATGGGGAGATCGGCAGCTAGGCATAGTGTCTGTATATTTAATGGCGCTTGCCATGGGTCGTCGTTTTGGCATCATGatttcaaaaccttgtgagattTCTGCCTTTCTTCGACCAAACAAGGTGAACTGGGAGGTGGATGCAAACGAGCTGCATAGCTTGGAAAGTCGTTACCTCTATTTGATTGGCAACAAAGAATACATTCCCCTTCTACAATGGGCAGACTTAGAAACACTTTACCCTGAAGATGTCGTCTATGTGACGACAAACTATGACTATTCGAATGCCTTGAAAGTGAATGTTCGTTACAAAGAACAGCTACTTTGGGCATTGCAAATGTCAAGTGAAAGTGTATTTGCGAAAGTGATGAATTTATTGTTTCGCTTCAACAATGTCCTTCAAATACATCTACAAAATTTCTTTACAGTTAACATCCCCAGACCATATATACAGCTAGTGTGTGCTCAGATTCGAATTGGACGTAACCCTAGCATGCCGGGTGATGAGCCAAGGAATACAATGTCAGACTTGCAGAGTGTGTGGAACTTCTTGAGTAGGTACAACAACACCAGCAAGTACAAAATATTTGTGACAACAGACTCAGAGGAGGTACGGGCAATAGCTTCagaaaaatttgcttcccaatttGTGTACAATTCTGGGGAAATAATTCATGTGGATAAACCATATTATGGGAAGAAAAATGTGTGTGATAATGTAATGAAGGTCATTATGGACCAATATATTCTAACTAAATGTGATACATTGTTGGTAAGCCGAAGTTATTTTGGCGAAAATGCTGCAAttatgagaaaaaataaaaaaaacacattcattTTCAAAACTGGAGAGATATTCGCATGGCACTGA
- the LOC115215651 gene encoding uncharacterized protein LOC115215651 isoform X2 — protein sequence MLRWIKTTLFRWMPDFRVIAVVSFLFLLCTWHQFIVDKQCTVTTSNQLKQNSMDHFEELPSDEVNENLSINKQELVHLNNYRTKYIIYYCVGEKTCGGWGDRQLGIVSVYLMALAMGRRFGIMISKPCEISAFLRPNKVNWEVDANELHSLESRYLYLIGNKEYIPLLQWADLETLYPEDVVYVTTNYDYSNALKVNVRYKEQLLWALQMSSESVFAKVMNLLFRFNNVLQIHLQNFFTVNIPRPYIQLVCAQIRIGRNPSMPGDEPRNTMSDLQSVWNFLSRYNNTSKYKIFVTTDSEEVRAIASEKFASQFVYNSGEIIHVDKPYYGKKNVCDNVMKVIMDQYILTKCDTLLVSRSYFGENAAIMRKNKKNTFIFKTGEIFAWH from the coding sequence atgccAGACTTCCGTGTCATTGCTGTGGTCAGCTTCCTCTTTCTGCTGTGTACATGGCACCAATTCATTGTTGATAAGCAATGTACAGTGACAACATCAAATCAGCTCAAACAAAATTCCATGGACCATTTTGAGGAACTTCCTAGTGATGAAGTTAATGAAAATTTAAGCATAAATAAACAGGAATTGGTACATTTAAATAATTACCGaacaaaatacattatttattattgtgtTGGCGAGAAAACCTGTGGGGGATGGGGAGATCGGCAGCTAGGCATAGTGTCTGTATATTTAATGGCGCTTGCCATGGGTCGTCGTTTTGGCATCATGatttcaaaaccttgtgagattTCTGCCTTTCTTCGACCAAACAAGGTGAACTGGGAGGTGGATGCAAACGAGCTGCATAGCTTGGAAAGTCGTTACCTCTATTTGATTGGCAACAAAGAATACATTCCCCTTCTACAATGGGCAGACTTAGAAACACTTTACCCTGAAGATGTCGTCTATGTGACGACAAACTATGACTATTCGAATGCCTTGAAAGTGAATGTTCGTTACAAAGAACAGCTACTTTGGGCATTGCAAATGTCAAGTGAAAGTGTATTTGCGAAAGTGATGAATTTATTGTTTCGCTTCAACAATGTCCTTCAAATACATCTACAAAATTTCTTTACAGTTAACATCCCCAGACCATATATACAGCTAGTGTGTGCTCAGATTCGAATTGGACGTAACCCTAGCATGCCGGGTGATGAGCCAAGGAATACAATGTCAGACTTGCAGAGTGTGTGGAACTTCTTGAGTAGGTACAACAACACCAGCAAGTACAAAATATTTGTGACAACAGACTCAGAGGAGGTACGGGCAATAGCTTCagaaaaatttgcttcccaatttGTGTACAATTCTGGGGAAATAATTCATGTGGATAAACCATATTATGGGAAGAAAAATGTGTGTGATAATGTAATGAAGGTCATTATGGACCAATATATTCTAACTAAATGTGATACATTGTTGGTAAGCCGAAGTTATTTTGGCGAAAATGCTGCAAttatgagaaaaaataaaaaaaacacattcattTTCAAAACTGGAGAGATATTCGCATGGCACTGA
- the LOC115215651 gene encoding uncharacterized protein LOC115215651 isoform X1 has protein sequence MLRWIKTTLFRWLAGSSSLCGKMPDFRVIAVVSFLFLLCTWHQFIVDKQCTVTTSNQLKQNSMDHFEELPSDEVNENLSINKQELVHLNNYRTKYIIYYCVGEKTCGGWGDRQLGIVSVYLMALAMGRRFGIMISKPCEISAFLRPNKVNWEVDANELHSLESRYLYLIGNKEYIPLLQWADLETLYPEDVVYVTTNYDYSNALKVNVRYKEQLLWALQMSSESVFAKVMNLLFRFNNVLQIHLQNFFTVNIPRPYIQLVCAQIRIGRNPSMPGDEPRNTMSDLQSVWNFLSRYNNTSKYKIFVTTDSEEVRAIASEKFASQFVYNSGEIIHVDKPYYGKKNVCDNVMKVIMDQYILTKCDTLLVSRSYFGENAAIMRKNKKNTFIFKTGEIFAWH, from the coding sequence atgccAGACTTCCGTGTCATTGCTGTGGTCAGCTTCCTCTTTCTGCTGTGTACATGGCACCAATTCATTGTTGATAAGCAATGTACAGTGACAACATCAAATCAGCTCAAACAAAATTCCATGGACCATTTTGAGGAACTTCCTAGTGATGAAGTTAATGAAAATTTAAGCATAAATAAACAGGAATTGGTACATTTAAATAATTACCGaacaaaatacattatttattattgtgtTGGCGAGAAAACCTGTGGGGGATGGGGAGATCGGCAGCTAGGCATAGTGTCTGTATATTTAATGGCGCTTGCCATGGGTCGTCGTTTTGGCATCATGatttcaaaaccttgtgagattTCTGCCTTTCTTCGACCAAACAAGGTGAACTGGGAGGTGGATGCAAACGAGCTGCATAGCTTGGAAAGTCGTTACCTCTATTTGATTGGCAACAAAGAATACATTCCCCTTCTACAATGGGCAGACTTAGAAACACTTTACCCTGAAGATGTCGTCTATGTGACGACAAACTATGACTATTCGAATGCCTTGAAAGTGAATGTTCGTTACAAAGAACAGCTACTTTGGGCATTGCAAATGTCAAGTGAAAGTGTATTTGCGAAAGTGATGAATTTATTGTTTCGCTTCAACAATGTCCTTCAAATACATCTACAAAATTTCTTTACAGTTAACATCCCCAGACCATATATACAGCTAGTGTGTGCTCAGATTCGAATTGGACGTAACCCTAGCATGCCGGGTGATGAGCCAAGGAATACAATGTCAGACTTGCAGAGTGTGTGGAACTTCTTGAGTAGGTACAACAACACCAGCAAGTACAAAATATTTGTGACAACAGACTCAGAGGAGGTACGGGCAATAGCTTCagaaaaatttgcttcccaatttGTGTACAATTCTGGGGAAATAATTCATGTGGATAAACCATATTATGGGAAGAAAAATGTGTGTGATAATGTAATGAAGGTCATTATGGACCAATATATTCTAACTAAATGTGATACATTGTTGGTAAGCCGAAGTTATTTTGGCGAAAATGCTGCAAttatgagaaaaaataaaaaaaacacattcattTTCAAAACTGGAGAGATATTCGCATGGCACTGA
- the LOC115215651 gene encoding uncharacterized protein LOC115215651 isoform X4 produces the protein MPDFRVIAVVSFLFLLCTWHQFIVDKQCTVTTSNQLKQNSMDHFEELPSDEVNENLSINKQELVHLNNYRTKYIIYYCVGEKTCGGWGDRQLGIVSVYLMALAMGRRFGIMISKPCEISAFLRPNKVNWEVDANELHSLESRYLYLIGNKEYIPLLQWADLETLYPEDVVYVTTNYDYSNALKVNVRYKEQLLWALQMSSESVFAKVMNLLFRFNNVLQIHLQNFFTVNIPRPYIQLVCAQIRIGRNPSMPGDEPRNTMSDLQSVWNFLSRYNNTSKYKIFVTTDSEEVRAIASEKFASQFVYNSGEIIHVDKPYYGKKNVCDNVMKVIMDQYILTKCDTLLVSRSYFGENAAIMRKNKKNTFIFKTGEIFAWH, from the coding sequence atgccAGACTTCCGTGTCATTGCTGTGGTCAGCTTCCTCTTTCTGCTGTGTACATGGCACCAATTCATTGTTGATAAGCAATGTACAGTGACAACATCAAATCAGCTCAAACAAAATTCCATGGACCATTTTGAGGAACTTCCTAGTGATGAAGTTAATGAAAATTTAAGCATAAATAAACAGGAATTGGTACATTTAAATAATTACCGaacaaaatacattatttattattgtgtTGGCGAGAAAACCTGTGGGGGATGGGGAGATCGGCAGCTAGGCATAGTGTCTGTATATTTAATGGCGCTTGCCATGGGTCGTCGTTTTGGCATCATGatttcaaaaccttgtgagattTCTGCCTTTCTTCGACCAAACAAGGTGAACTGGGAGGTGGATGCAAACGAGCTGCATAGCTTGGAAAGTCGTTACCTCTATTTGATTGGCAACAAAGAATACATTCCCCTTCTACAATGGGCAGACTTAGAAACACTTTACCCTGAAGATGTCGTCTATGTGACGACAAACTATGACTATTCGAATGCCTTGAAAGTGAATGTTCGTTACAAAGAACAGCTACTTTGGGCATTGCAAATGTCAAGTGAAAGTGTATTTGCGAAAGTGATGAATTTATTGTTTCGCTTCAACAATGTCCTTCAAATACATCTACAAAATTTCTTTACAGTTAACATCCCCAGACCATATATACAGCTAGTGTGTGCTCAGATTCGAATTGGACGTAACCCTAGCATGCCGGGTGATGAGCCAAGGAATACAATGTCAGACTTGCAGAGTGTGTGGAACTTCTTGAGTAGGTACAACAACACCAGCAAGTACAAAATATTTGTGACAACAGACTCAGAGGAGGTACGGGCAATAGCTTCagaaaaatttgcttcccaatttGTGTACAATTCTGGGGAAATAATTCATGTGGATAAACCATATTATGGGAAGAAAAATGTGTGTGATAATGTAATGAAGGTCATTATGGACCAATATATTCTAACTAAATGTGATACATTGTTGGTAAGCCGAAGTTATTTTGGCGAAAATGCTGCAAttatgagaaaaaataaaaaaaacacattcattTTCAAAACTGGAGAGATATTCGCATGGCACTGA